Proteins found in one Deltaproteobacteria bacterium IMCC39524 genomic segment:
- a CDS encoding AAA family ATPase: MEAATERTLIKAMLQPGFYDHPVEQVTLIETHISWVFLAGDFAYKVKKPVNFGFLDFSTLAKRHHFCLEELRLNRRFAPQLYLGVNQIGGDPACPEMHGRPALDYAVKMRRFAQQDQLDRVLAAGLLGARQLDCFAIMIANVHQAADVAGPEQPYGTPQAVIDPVLENFTQIKALLSVKEYRKVKGLEEWTRKSCDDQHEILWQRKAEGFIRECHGDLHLANMAWIDNEPVLFDCIEFNDNLRWIDVINDIAFLVMDLDDRGEAKLGWHFLNRYLQESGDYQGLELLRFYKLYRAMVRTKVLCMRLGQPGLSDTERKLDIERYHSYLDLAGSFTAKPPKRLIITHGLSGSGKTTFVRKLSDSGGFIHLQSDRERKRLHGLSATTNSHSPPGGGIYDDKANQATYERLQLLAKAVLTAGYSVIVDATFLKKLQRDRLRCLAAELSAPLVILDFQVAEAELRRRIQQRATQGVDISEANMTVLGYQLAEQQPLTDEERELAQTVWPDTMPDEVADRLSERDYDRNQGRFDS, from the coding sequence ATGGAAGCAGCAACAGAGAGAACCCTTATCAAGGCCATGCTGCAACCAGGCTTCTACGACCATCCGGTCGAGCAAGTCACGCTGATCGAAACCCACATCTCCTGGGTCTTTCTCGCCGGAGATTTTGCATACAAGGTGAAAAAGCCAGTTAATTTTGGTTTTCTTGATTTTTCCACTCTTGCCAAACGCCACCATTTCTGTCTTGAAGAGTTACGACTCAATCGACGTTTTGCACCACAGCTCTACCTTGGTGTTAACCAAATCGGGGGGGATCCGGCTTGCCCGGAAATGCACGGCAGGCCGGCCCTTGATTATGCGGTGAAGATGAGGCGTTTTGCGCAACAGGATCAGCTTGATCGGGTGCTGGCGGCTGGCCTCCTGGGCGCCCGGCAGCTCGACTGCTTCGCTATCATGATCGCCAACGTTCATCAAGCCGCAGACGTTGCCGGGCCAGAACAGCCATATGGAACCCCGCAAGCAGTTATTGATCCTGTGCTCGAAAACTTCACCCAGATCAAAGCGCTGCTCTCCGTAAAAGAATATCGCAAGGTGAAAGGGCTTGAAGAATGGACTCGCAAGAGCTGCGATGATCAGCATGAAATTCTTTGGCAACGAAAGGCAGAAGGTTTTATTCGTGAATGCCACGGTGATTTGCATCTGGCCAACATGGCCTGGATTGATAATGAGCCCGTCCTTTTTGACTGCATCGAGTTCAACGACAACCTACGCTGGATTGATGTTATTAATGACATCGCTTTTCTGGTTATGGATCTGGATGATCGGGGAGAAGCAAAGCTTGGTTGGCACTTTCTGAATCGTTACCTGCAGGAGTCCGGGGATTATCAAGGGCTGGAGCTGTTGCGTTTCTACAAGCTCTACCGGGCCATGGTTCGCACCAAGGTGCTGTGCATGCGGCTGGGCCAACCCGGCTTGAGTGATACAGAAAGAAAACTGGACATTGAACGCTACCACAGTTACCTGGATCTGGCCGGCAGCTTCACGGCAAAGCCACCCAAGCGACTGATCATTACCCATGGGCTCTCCGGCTCTGGCAAGACTACTTTCGTTCGTAAACTTTCGGATAGCGGCGGCTTTATCCACCTGCAGTCCGACAGGGAGCGCAAGCGTCTGCACGGGCTGAGTGCAACAACAAACAGCCACTCGCCTCCCGGTGGCGGTATTTATGACGACAAGGCCAATCAGGCAACCTACGAGAGGCTGCAGCTGCTCGCCAAAGCAGTGCTTACCGCCGGCTATTCGGTGATTGTCGATGCCACCTTCCTGAAAAAGCTGCAGAGAGACAGGCTGCGCTGTCTCGCCGCAGAGTTATCGGCCCCTCTCGTCATTCTCGACTTCCAGGTTGCCGAGGCAGAATTGCGCCGCCGTATTCAACAGCGTGCTACTCAAGGGGTTGATATCTCGGAAGCGAACATGACGGTACTGGGTTATCAGTTGGCTGAGCAGCAACCGTTAACCGACGAGGAGCGTGAACTGGCTCAGACCGTCTGGCCCGATACAATGCCAGACGAGGTGGCTGACCGCCTTTCTGAGCGGGACTACGACCGAAACCAGGGGAGGTTCGACAGTTGA
- a CDS encoding response regulator: MTKKKILVVEDEQDLLTLQSMLLSIEGYTVEGVMDGQTALDVVETMKPDLILLDIMLPEVDGFQVCRQLKSNEATCHIPIIILTAKKSKEDLVMGEQAGADMYITKPYKTSMVIEAIQRLLS; this comes from the coding sequence GTGACCAAAAAGAAGATTTTGGTTGTTGAAGATGAACAAGACCTATTGACGCTGCAAAGCATGCTGTTGAGTATAGAGGGTTACACAGTTGAAGGGGTGATGGATGGTCAGACAGCATTAGATGTCGTAGAAACGATGAAGCCTGATCTGATTCTTCTCGATATTATGCTTCCCGAGGTTGATGGCTTCCAGGTTTGTCGGCAGTTAAAGTCTAACGAGGCAACCTGTCATATACCGATCATCATACTTACGGCGAAAAAGAGCAAAGAAGACCTTGTCATGGGCGAGCAAGCTGGAGCCGACATGTACATAACAAAACCATACAAGACATCGATGGTCATTGAAGCTATTCAGAGACTTCTCTCTTGA
- a CDS encoding cation:proton antiporter, translated as MVDFAEFFLTLGLLFLVGLITDLLGRKTFLPRVSLLMVFGFIIGPSALDFIPEIGHRWFPAVADMALVMIGFLLGGQLTIPFLKKSGRHVLGISLLEVVITASVVTVGMLIIGKSLPVALLLGAIAPATAPAATIAVVRETKSHGPFTDVLIGVVGIDDIWGVIFFTVILSFAMAIAGSHGSAGVLFAGLWDVFGAILLGVIMGLPMAFLSGRVKAGEPTLVEALGFVFLCAGVAFWLEVSFILSSMVMGCVVVNLAKHHSRPFHAIEAVEWPFLTLFFVLSGASLHFQTIMAAGYVFVFYVILRVLGKFFGSRLGAMVSGADDKIRKNIWMGLMPQAGVALGMALYASQRFQDLSNTIMPVIIGGTVIFELFGPMMTKRALLESGEVQIRS; from the coding sequence ATGGTTGATTTTGCGGAATTTTTCCTCACCTTAGGCCTACTTTTCCTGGTTGGATTGATTACTGACCTTCTAGGACGAAAGACCTTCCTGCCACGAGTATCTCTACTCATGGTTTTTGGATTCATTATTGGTCCATCAGCTCTAGACTTTATTCCTGAGATAGGCCACCGCTGGTTCCCTGCTGTAGCTGATATGGCGCTGGTGATGATTGGTTTTCTCTTAGGGGGTCAATTAACAATCCCCTTCTTAAAAAAGTCAGGTCGTCATGTCCTCGGCATATCTCTTCTTGAAGTGGTGATCACGGCCTCCGTTGTTACCGTTGGTATGTTGATAATCGGTAAATCTCTGCCCGTTGCCTTGTTGTTGGGAGCTATAGCTCCGGCAACAGCTCCCGCTGCAACAATTGCTGTGGTGCGTGAGACCAAATCTCATGGTCCGTTCACAGATGTTTTGATTGGTGTTGTCGGAATAGACGATATCTGGGGTGTTATCTTTTTTACCGTCATTCTTTCCTTTGCCATGGCGATAGCGGGATCCCACGGCTCTGCTGGGGTTTTGTTTGCAGGTTTGTGGGATGTATTTGGAGCAATATTGCTTGGTGTAATTATGGGGCTTCCGATGGCATTTTTAAGTGGTCGGGTTAAAGCTGGAGAGCCCACTTTGGTAGAAGCTTTAGGTTTTGTATTTTTATGCGCTGGGGTCGCGTTTTGGTTGGAGGTTTCATTTATCCTTTCATCGATGGTTATGGGGTGTGTCGTAGTGAATTTGGCGAAACATCATTCAAGACCTTTTCATGCAATAGAGGCTGTCGAGTGGCCTTTCCTGACACTTTTTTTCGTTCTTTCCGGTGCCTCTTTGCATTTTCAGACAATAATGGCAGCTGGGTATGTTTTTGTTTTTTATGTAATTCTGAGAGTCCTGGGTAAATTCTTTGGTTCTAGACTTGGGGCCATGGTTAGCGGAGCAGATGATAAAATTCGCAAAAACATATGGATGGGCCTTATGCCCCAAGCAGGTGTCGCTTTAGGAATGGCTCTTTATGCCTCACAGCGTTTCCAGGATTTAAGCAATACAATCATGCCTGTAATCATTGGGGGAACAGTCATCTTTGAGTTGTTTGGCCCAATGATGACCAAACGAGCTCTTTTAGAAAGTGGGGAAGTTCAAATAAGAAGTTAG
- a CDS encoding SpoIIE family protein phosphatase, producing the protein MGTKINPALVGVILDSLNDGLYVCDLQRTILYWNKAAERITGWTAQEVVGHKCRDDILVHIDKDGRQLCGKEFCPLHRSMQTNKPSAEPLLAFCQTSTGGRVAMTISVAPVHNAQNEVIGGVETFRDYSHAYADLLRAKQIQELSMDHELPPNKRVSFCSIYIPHDIIGGDYIAFRQLDADRYAFMLADIMGHGVAAALYTMHLSSLWERHHQTLVHPPDFAHLLNQELCKIVKDESFSTAVCGVLNATDRILRVTSAGGPPLIIFKPSGRNEAIKVPGLPFGMTDDAEYDEISFQCDPGDCLLLCSDGAVEIQDADGQQLGTAGLINILESLGYPRIPIKIESLHQALLTASNEIRIDDDLALLEIRIE; encoded by the coding sequence ATGGGAACCAAAATAAACCCGGCTCTTGTAGGTGTTATTCTTGACTCCTTAAATGACGGTCTATATGTGTGCGATCTCCAGCGCACCATTCTCTACTGGAATAAAGCAGCTGAGCGCATCACAGGTTGGACCGCACAAGAGGTTGTGGGGCACAAGTGCAGAGACGACATTCTTGTTCATATAGACAAGGATGGCCGACAATTATGTGGCAAAGAATTTTGCCCTCTTCATAGAAGTATGCAAACGAATAAGCCTAGTGCTGAGCCCTTACTCGCTTTTTGTCAAACAAGTACTGGTGGTCGTGTGGCGATGACCATTTCAGTCGCTCCGGTCCATAATGCACAGAACGAGGTCATTGGTGGTGTTGAAACTTTTCGTGACTATTCTCACGCCTATGCTGACCTGCTACGTGCAAAACAGATACAAGAACTTTCCATGGATCATGAACTGCCACCAAACAAGCGAGTCAGCTTTTGCTCGATTTATATTCCTCACGATATAATCGGGGGCGACTATATTGCTTTTCGACAACTAGACGCTGATCGTTATGCCTTTATGCTTGCGGATATTATGGGCCATGGTGTTGCAGCAGCACTCTATACCATGCATCTAAGCTCCCTTTGGGAGAGACACCACCAGACGTTGGTTCATCCTCCTGATTTTGCACATTTATTGAATCAGGAATTGTGTAAAATTGTCAAAGACGAATCCTTTTCAACTGCAGTCTGCGGCGTCCTCAATGCCACTGACCGGATACTTCGAGTCACTTCAGCCGGAGGCCCTCCGCTCATTATCTTCAAACCCTCAGGCCGAAACGAAGCGATCAAAGTTCCAGGTTTGCCTTTCGGGATGACCGATGACGCCGAGTATGACGAAATTTCTTTTCAATGCGACCCTGGAGACTGTCTTCTGCTCTGCTCCGATGGTGCCGTCGAGATACAGGATGCTGATGGACAACAGTTGGGAACCGCAGGGTTAATCAATATACTAGAGTCTTTGGGTTATCCCAGAATCCCCATCAAAATTGAATCATTGCATCAAGCATTACTGACTGCTTCAAATGAAATCCGAATAGATGATGATTTGGCGCTACTCGAAATACGTATTGAATAA
- a CDS encoding aldo/keto reductase: MLYRKVPKNGDELSILGFGCMRFPTKDGQIDEPRAIRQIRSAIDKGLNYIDTAWPYHGGESEPLVGRALKDGYRERVKLATKLPSFLINTREDMDRYLNAQLKKLDTDHIDYYLVHTLTGPVWEAMVTLGIHDFLDKAKADGLIVNAGFSFHGLPGDFKQIVDDYPWDFCQIQYNYLDEDYQAGTAGLEYAASKDLAVIIMEPLRGGNLGQPTPPPAIEKIWAKAETSRSPVAWALLWIWNHPEVTVILSGMNEEAHINENIALAEQGFPAVLASAELELVVQAANTYRELMKVGCTGCGYCMPCPANVAIPICFEMFNKLHMFNQPDAARFGYAIRMSGDLTNGLSGYASQCVQCGLCVDKCPQQIPIPDILAQVVADMEDEGLSERLAMARKIMLKKVN; this comes from the coding sequence ATGTTGTACAGAAAGGTTCCAAAAAACGGAGATGAGTTGTCCATTCTCGGATTCGGATGCATGCGCTTTCCTACGAAAGATGGACAGATCGATGAACCCAGGGCGATTCGTCAAATCCGCTCAGCTATTGACAAAGGGTTGAATTATATCGATACCGCCTGGCCGTACCACGGCGGGGAGAGTGAGCCCCTGGTGGGAAGAGCCTTGAAAGACGGCTACCGTGAACGTGTGAAGTTGGCCACCAAGCTACCATCCTTCCTGATTAATACCCGGGAGGACATGGATCGCTACCTGAATGCCCAATTGAAAAAGCTCGACACCGATCACATCGATTATTACTTGGTCCACACCCTTACCGGACCAGTGTGGGAGGCCATGGTGACGTTGGGTATTCACGATTTTCTCGACAAAGCCAAGGCTGACGGACTCATTGTCAATGCGGGCTTTTCCTTTCACGGCCTGCCCGGAGATTTTAAGCAAATTGTGGACGACTACCCCTGGGATTTCTGTCAAATTCAGTACAATTATCTGGACGAGGATTACCAGGCAGGAACCGCGGGGTTGGAATATGCGGCGTCCAAAGATCTGGCAGTCATCATCATGGAACCACTACGTGGAGGCAACCTGGGGCAGCCCACACCACCACCGGCAATTGAGAAGATTTGGGCCAAGGCTGAAACATCGAGGTCACCCGTGGCCTGGGCGTTGCTCTGGATCTGGAACCACCCTGAGGTCACAGTGATCCTTTCCGGGATGAATGAGGAAGCCCATATCAATGAAAATATTGCCTTGGCTGAGCAGGGCTTTCCCGCCGTTTTGGCCTCCGCAGAACTGGAGTTGGTGGTCCAGGCAGCCAACACCTACCGGGAGCTGATGAAGGTGGGTTGTACCGGCTGTGGATACTGTATGCCGTGCCCTGCCAATGTGGCGATCCCCATCTGTTTCGAGATGTTTAACAAGTTGCACATGTTCAATCAGCCTGATGCCGCCAGATTCGGCTACGCCATCCGCATGAGCGGAGATCTGACCAACGGGCTTTCCGGTTATGCGTCCCAGTGCGTTCAATGCGGTCTCTGTGTTGATAAATGTCCGCAGCAGATCCCGATCCCCGACATTCTCGCTCAAGTTGTTGCCGATATGGAAGACGAAGGTCTTTCCGAGCGCTTGGCAATGGCCCGCAAGATCATGCTGAAAAAGGTCAATTAG
- a CDS encoding 4Fe-4S binding protein, with translation MCEFCISHGEGKKWYENITNYSRELFLQISSDEALKEYLADFGPSMQENIPTAEKWKRRLPVIYNFIAYPWLTRRFKKNHFGQMVPIEDIEKVLNKVGTVWRLPCICRKVATGEEKRYCYAVGMDATGILKDLPDFRNFDQTTPEVAISEIRDLDANGMTHSVWTFQTPFIGAVCNCDQDCMAYRIEYRSRLAKIMWKAEYVSAIDKELCKGCKSCRKQCMFEAIDYSREQHRCSIDYRRCYGCGVCRASCPEKAITLLPRTGTQLAANTW, from the coding sequence ATGTGCGAATTCTGCATCAGCCACGGAGAAGGCAAAAAATGGTATGAAAATATCACCAACTACTCTCGGGAACTTTTCCTGCAGATCAGTTCCGATGAGGCACTGAAAGAATACCTCGCCGACTTCGGTCCGTCTATGCAGGAGAACATCCCCACGGCCGAAAAGTGGAAAAGACGGCTGCCGGTCATCTACAATTTTATAGCCTACCCCTGGCTCACCCGCCGCTTCAAAAAAAACCATTTCGGACAGATGGTGCCTATCGAAGATATTGAAAAAGTTCTCAATAAAGTAGGAACGGTCTGGAGACTACCCTGTATCTGCCGTAAAGTTGCTACCGGAGAAGAGAAACGATACTGTTACGCAGTCGGCATGGATGCCACCGGCATATTGAAGGATCTGCCGGATTTTCGCAATTTCGATCAAACCACCCCAGAGGTTGCCATAAGCGAAATCAGGGATCTCGATGCTAACGGCATGACTCATAGCGTCTGGACCTTTCAGACGCCCTTCATTGGCGCTGTCTGTAATTGCGACCAGGACTGTATGGCTTACCGAATTGAATATCGATCACGACTGGCCAAAATTATGTGGAAGGCGGAGTACGTTTCCGCAATCGATAAAGAACTTTGCAAAGGATGCAAGTCATGCCGGAAGCAATGCATGTTTGAGGCGATTGATTACTCACGGGAACAACACAGGTGCTCTATAGATTACAGAAGATGTTATGGATGCGGAGTCTGCCGGGCGTCCTGCCCTGAAAAAGCGATCACTCTGTTGCCGAGGACGGGTACGCAACTGGCGGCTAATACTTGGTAA
- a CDS encoding DUF2284 domain-containing protein: MTPENVSARALELGADDALIFRMDQIVFDSRTLLKCMYGCEDWGKGHTCPSAPGSLKPWEYERVLQGYEWGCIVHSTSKKISQDISFTLEREAFLAGHYFAFSMSDCAICQECAGFKGKPCVDPGRARPAFHSVGIDVFATVKQFDLPLSTLKSEDEVQNWYSAVFVA; this comes from the coding sequence ATGACGCCAGAGAATGTTTCTGCAAGAGCCCTTGAGCTTGGGGCAGATGATGCTCTTATCTTCCGGATGGATCAAATCGTTTTTGACTCACGCACGCTACTTAAATGCATGTACGGGTGCGAAGACTGGGGGAAGGGCCATACTTGTCCTTCGGCCCCGGGCTCTCTAAAGCCATGGGAGTATGAACGTGTCCTGCAAGGTTACGAATGGGGTTGTATTGTCCATTCGACCAGTAAAAAGATCTCACAGGACATTTCCTTTACCCTGGAAAGGGAGGCCTTTCTTGCCGGTCATTATTTTGCTTTCTCAATGAGCGATTGTGCAATTTGTCAAGAATGTGCCGGATTCAAGGGAAAGCCTTGTGTTGACCCTGGTCGAGCCCGGCCGGCTTTTCATAGTGTTGGCATTGATGTCTTCGCAACGGTGAAGCAATTTGACCTGCCTCTGAGTACACTTAAATCTGAAGATGAGGTGCAAAATTGGTATTCTGCTGTTTTCGTAGCCTAA
- a CDS encoding DoxX family protein produces MEILVTLCQIIIALGIFNVWILRYGKETNWRGGEAKNMKEEFAAYGLPGGVMVFIGAAKIILALCLIVGIWIPFLVKPAATIMAILMFGAVSMHVKVKDPLQKSLPAFTMLVLSLIVAIN; encoded by the coding sequence ATGGAAATCCTAGTCACGTTATGTCAAATCATTATTGCGCTTGGAATTTTCAATGTCTGGATCTTGCGCTATGGCAAAGAAACCAATTGGCGAGGTGGTGAAGCAAAAAACATGAAAGAGGAATTTGCCGCCTATGGCCTACCTGGTGGGGTTATGGTGTTTATCGGAGCGGCCAAGATCATTCTGGCCCTATGCCTGATTGTTGGCATATGGATTCCCTTCTTAGTAAAGCCAGCGGCAACGATAATGGCCATACTAATGTTTGGGGCTGTTTCGATGCACGTTAAAGTGAAAGATCCACTACAGAAGTCATTGCCAGCATTCACTATGTTGGTTTTGTCTCTAATAGTGGCAATCAACTAA
- a CDS encoding zinc-dependent alcohol dehydrogenase family protein — MKAMTLKKLVDMKQEPNPLALVDCPVPEPGPGELRIKVSVCGVCHTELDEIEGRTPPRQLPVIPGHQVVGRIDKVGPHVDDGLLGKRVGVAWLYSACGHCKWCRTQRENLCPDFCATGRDVDGGYAEYMLAPSAFVHPIPEVFTDAEAAPLLCAGAVGYRSIRLACLQPGAPLGLTGFGASAHLVLSVVQHLYPKLPIYVFARNEKERHFARELGAAWSGEIDEQPPQLLQAIIDTTPVWKPVVKAMRMLEPGGRLIINAIRKEDSDREVLAEIDYPLDLWLEKSIQSVANVSRTDVREFLSLAAEIPLRPTIEEFPLAEANRALQELKEGEIRGAKVLRLGPDR; from the coding sequence ATGAAAGCCATGACTCTGAAAAAATTAGTCGACATGAAACAGGAGCCAAACCCCTTGGCCCTTGTAGATTGCCCTGTCCCTGAACCAGGTCCTGGAGAGTTGCGGATCAAGGTCTCGGTTTGTGGGGTCTGCCACACGGAGCTCGATGAAATCGAGGGGCGTACTCCACCCCGGCAGTTGCCAGTCATTCCCGGGCACCAGGTCGTCGGTCGAATCGACAAAGTCGGTCCGCATGTCGACGACGGGCTTCTGGGGAAGCGGGTCGGTGTTGCCTGGCTGTATTCTGCATGCGGTCATTGCAAATGGTGTCGTACGCAGCGAGAGAACCTTTGCCCTGATTTTTGTGCAACGGGCCGCGATGTCGATGGTGGTTATGCCGAATACATGTTGGCTCCCTCGGCTTTTGTCCACCCCATCCCGGAGGTCTTCACAGATGCAGAAGCGGCGCCCCTGCTCTGTGCTGGCGCCGTAGGTTACCGCTCGATCAGGCTTGCTTGTCTGCAGCCAGGGGCACCTCTCGGATTGACTGGCTTCGGTGCTTCGGCGCATCTGGTGTTGAGTGTCGTTCAACATCTTTACCCAAAACTGCCTATTTATGTTTTTGCCCGTAACGAAAAGGAGCGTCACTTCGCACGCGAACTTGGGGCAGCCTGGTCAGGAGAAATTGACGAGCAGCCACCTCAATTGTTACAAGCGATCATCGACACCACCCCTGTCTGGAAGCCGGTCGTCAAAGCCATGCGAATGCTTGAGCCGGGGGGCCGGCTGATCATCAACGCGATCCGCAAAGAGGACAGTGATCGTGAAGTGCTGGCCGAGATCGATTACCCGCTCGATCTCTGGCTGGAGAAAAGCATCCAGAGTGTCGCCAATGTCAGCCGCACCGATGTACGTGAGTTTCTCTCACTGGCAGCAGAAATTCCTCTTCGACCAACAATTGAAGAGTTCCCGCTAGCAGAAGCGAACCGCGCTTTACAGGAATTGAAAGAAGGTGAAATTCGTGGGGCTAAAGTGCTTCGATTGGGACCGGACAGATGA